CGCTGACGCCAGACTATCAGCAACTATCCTGAGCTCATCTCCTCCCAAATTCTCCAATCTGAGCTGCAATTGTCAGGAGCAAGCGAAATGGCTGAGGAGCATGTTAGCCCCTTCCCCGGCCATCTCCTTAATGTTACAGTGCAGGAATGGTCACCTGTACCGTTAAAAGTGACCACAAAACCTCGCTGGATAGGGACCGCGAGGGCCACCACGTGCAACCCAAGCGAAACTCGCCCCGCGTGTGCTCCCGCTCCGTGCAGGACTCACTCTTGTCTCTGTGCTCCTACCCCAGTGTAAGTACAAGGACTCCCAGTGCCAGACCAGTGCAAAGACGCTACTCTGAGGCCACCCTGGCAAGCGATTACAGCCGCACGATGGATAACATGCTGAAGAAGAACTTTGTGGAATGGTTGCTAGCCAGACGGGAGAAGAAAAGCGAGTAAGTGTGTAGACTTTCAAAGCTGCTACGATCCAAACTCACAGCTGTCGTCAGCCAACTGATGGCTACACAAGAATGTAGAGCCGAGGATATTTTTCTTGGACTGCAGAAGTGATTCTCTAGGGAGtcggttttctttttttcttttatttttctaagtccTAGAAATGTTTCTGGTCTGTCGGCACACAGCACAACTATCCCTCTCCCTGTCCAAGACCGCCTTCTTCTCTGGCTGGTAGATGGAGTGGGAGGGAGCTGGATTTTatggaaaagaagcattttggCACCCTCTTGTGGCATCTCGGGCTGATATCGTCCCATTTTGCCTTTCCAGCAACATCATCGAGTCGTACAAGCGGGAAGCTGAGCCCCAAGTATCAGCTGCGAATGGTCAGAGGTTGGACCTGGGCACTCAGGAAGCCAAAGACTTCTTCGCCTGGCTTCTTAAAGCCAAGAAAAATCAGAGGTGAGATGGGAGAGTAAAAAGAGAAAGTCTGGTTGCAGGGAGGGATGAGGTCCCCAAGTGTTTAACTTTTGAAGGAATGTTTTGGGGCAGGAACCTATGGTAACGGCTTCACATGGGGGGAaataaaaagaggattttaatttCGAAAGGAAACTTCACATTTTGCAATTCTGTCTCAGGAgtgaggaaaagaacaaagacCAAAAAAGCCTCTCTAATTTTGAAATTTCTCGCAAAATACAAACGCCCAAAATATAGATGATTGgggtcttttttggttttgcaaagGTCAGCACAGCCTCATCAAAATCCAGCGCTTTGATAAGGTCAAAGCACGGACTTTTGACAGGGCTGAGGCGCATCCAGTCCCCTAACAGCCCAACATCACCCTAATGGAGAAGTCAAAATGAAGTGTTTTGACCTATTCGGAACAAAACCCTCTCAAAAGAAAACTCTCCAGCAAAAATGATGTGAAATTGatacatttctgcaaaacattttgatttgatCAAATCACccacacgggggggggggggggggggaatcctaCTCGTTCACACTCTCAGCATGTGgactagttaatttttttttaaaaagaagcaaaccaGTTATTTCCTCGTATCGCTGCTCCAAGCTCTTATTATGAAAAGCCTGTCATCTAAGCGTGAAACCAGGCAGGGGGAAACCACGCAGCCTGCCTGACCCAGG
This genomic stretch from Strix aluco isolate bStrAlu1 chromosome 24, bStrAlu1.hap1, whole genome shotgun sequence harbors:
- the GIP gene encoding gastric inhibitory polypeptide, coding for MMSFKVLSLLLASLGFVLMEENISGVSTRTPSARPVQRRYSEATLASDYSRTMDNMLKKNFVEWLLARREKKSDNIIESYKREAEPQVSAANGQRLDLGTQEAKDFFAWLLKAKKNQSLTSLEGSEGLKDVLSQDFLTWLMLTDLCRPMSV